The window CGTCAGGAGGGTCGATAATGCCGAATACCTGACGGATGCCGCACTCATTGGCTTTGACTTCATTGCCTAGCTCTTCAAATTTTGCCGCGCGGCGCTCTAGTTCAAAGCGGGCGTCTTCTGGGTAGATGTTGTGCAAATCAGACGCCATGCGGCGATATGCCTCGTTGTTCTCCCTGCATTGTCGAGGAGTGCCGCACTCCAGGTTGTCTCTGATCCAAAGCGATGAATAGATATAACTTTCAGTGACGAGGATGCTTTTCTTGCTGAACTCTTTTTTGCAAAAGAACGTCTTGCCGCCATTGGCGTACAGTTTGCCCCAGAATTCTTCCTTGAGTGTCTGTTTGGGATCGTTGAATTTGGTTTGGGCGTGGGTGACGTTAAGCAAGCCCGCCATGAAAACACCCAGTAGGACGGTGACTGTGTTCCTCATTTGCGGATCCGTAATCTGATTGTTTTTATTCGGTGATTCGCAGGGCCGCTGACATGGTCAGGGCTAAGCGGACCCATTTACACCTATATTACAAATTGTCAGCAAAGTACAGTGTAAACAGGGCCGCTTCCTATGATAGGGGGCCGGTAGCGGCTAAGCGTAGGGGGTTAACCCCAGGCTAGGGATTACTTGAGGCGATCTTTGATGCGTTGGTAACCGGAGCGTAACTCTTCGCCCATTTTCTTGGCGGTTTCGCTGACTTCTTTGCCGGTTTGGCCTGCTTCCTTGCCTGCCTGCTGCAGTTTGCCGACGAACTTATCCCAGTCTTTTTCAAGATCCTCCCACTCGTCCCGGACTTCCGCCTTGGCCAGATTCAGCTGTAGCCGCAACTCGTCCCTTTCCTGTTTAAGTGAGTCTTTGAGTCTTTTGATCTCGTCTTGCAGTGTGCTCATGCTTCATCTCTCCCGATGATTTAGGTTCCATTAATCATAGACAGCAACAGCGTTAACTGGTTGATCTGCATCAACCTGAGGGTGGCTTTCCCGTGGCGGGAGATCAATCAGGATGTGGATAATCCTGCGCCCGCCAGCTCCAATGCGGCGTAAGTCAGGGTAGACCAAACAGGAGTGCTATCCAAGCCTTTTATGGATCTGTCCGCGGCCTGACAGGCCTGGTGAATGTCTCGAAGGCGGGCGGCGTTAAAGCGTGGAATGAAGCGTTTGTACAGGGCCCAGCGATTCTTGAAAACTCTTTCCTTCTGCAGCGCCTGCTCCAGGCCCTGGGAAGTTTGCGAATGTTTGTAGAGTTTGGCGATCAGGCGCACCTCGCGGGCCAGAGACCAAAGCACGATGGTCGGTTCAAAGGATTCCGCCTGTAGCGTTTGTAGCACTTTTAGCGCCTGTTTGGGGTTGCGCTCCAGGCAGGCGTCCACCAGATTAAATACGGTGAACTTGTTGCTGTTGGATATGCCGCGCAGGACTTGCTCTTCGTCCAGATTGGCGTCGTCGGACAGTAGACGCAGTTTCTCCATCTCCTGTCGGGCCGCCAGTAAATTACCCTCAACATGATCGCATAATGCCTTTACAGCGCCGGATGTAGGAGTGAACCCTAGTTTGTGCAGTCGCTGATTTATCCAGTTGGGCAATTGATCGTGGCTGACCGGCCATACCTGAACGTGAAGGCTGTGCGTCTCAATGGATTTGAACCACTTTGTATTGAGAGTGGAGGACTCAATGCGATCACTGATGATCAGCATCAGGCAGTCTTCAGGTGGGTTCTCGCTAAAGGCGGCGAGACGTTTTTTGCCGCCATCATTTGGCAGGCTGTCCAGATGAATTTCCAGTAGCTTTTTTTCGCCGAAGAGGGAGAAAGACTGGGTGTGCTCATCAAGAGCGCTCCAGTCAAAGTTCTTGGGGGCGTGAAAGACGATGCGCTCGCTAAACCCCTGTTTACGGCTGTAAGCGCGAATCTCGTCGCAGGCTTCCTGGCGCAACAGTGGTTCATCCCCGCTCACCACAAAAACGGCGGGGGGATGTTTGTTCAGGTTGCTTTGCAGCTGCTCTGGTTTAATGCGCATGAGAAAAATTCAGTTCGCCGCCGGCGCCGAAGCTTGTTCGCTATATACCGCCAGACGATTGAGAATTTCTGTGGCGAGCAGCTTGTCCAGGTCGTCGCGGATGCTGTTCTCTTCTTTCTCTTTGCCAAGCACGCTGAGCTTGTCATATTGGTAAGACTGGAACTGCTGTAGCGACGTCGGTTGAATCAATGGCTCGCCTTGCGTGTCAGTCAGGCTGAAAGTGACTTTGCGGGAAAGCTCATATTCGGCGGCGTTGGCGCTGCTGTCCAGACTCACGGCGC is drawn from Hahella sp. KA22 and contains these coding sequences:
- the holA gene encoding DNA polymerase III subunit delta, yielding MRIKPEQLQSNLNKHPPAVFVVSGDEPLLRQEACDEIRAYSRKQGFSERIVFHAPKNFDWSALDEHTQSFSLFGEKKLLEIHLDSLPNDGGKKRLAAFSENPPEDCLMLIISDRIESSTLNTKWFKSIETHSLHVQVWPVSHDQLPNWINQRLHKLGFTPTSGAVKALCDHVEGNLLAARQEMEKLRLLSDDANLDEEQVLRGISNSNKFTVFNLVDACLERNPKQALKVLQTLQAESFEPTIVLWSLAREVRLIAKLYKHSQTSQGLEQALQKERVFKNRWALYKRFIPRFNAARLRDIHQACQAADRSIKGLDSTPVWSTLTYAALELAGAGLSTS
- a CDS encoding endonuclease → MRNTVTVLLGVFMAGLLNVTHAQTKFNDPKQTLKEEFWGKLYANGGKTFFCKKEFSKKSILVTESYIYSSLWIRDNLECGTPRQCRENNEAYRRMASDLHNIYPEDARFELERRAAKFEELGNEVKANECGIRQVFGIIDPPDDIKGDIARSLLYMHTTYNLPLYGNLDQLKRWSRADPPTPEEIARDIQIRELQGNSNPFITHPESADQVMQNR
- the lptE gene encoding LPS assembly lipoprotein LptE → MRIGIRLILAGMASLLVSGCGFHLRGQMELPSSLQALNLSCPEGDARVLCGQVRERLQQASVQVSEGGADAPTLAIGSVENSRRAVSLDSSANAAEYELSRKVTFSLTDTQGEPLIQPTSLQQFQSYQYDKLSVLGKEKEENSIRDDLDKLLATEILNRLAVYSEQASAPAAN